From the Micromonospora sediminicola genome, one window contains:
- the selB gene encoding selenocysteine-specific translation elongation factor — protein sequence MWVVATAGHVDHGKSTLVRALTGMEPDRWAEERRRGMTIDLGFAWTTLPSGGTLAFVDVPGHERFVPNMLAGVGPVPAAMIVVGADEGWMPQSAEHLAALDALGVGYGLVVVTRADLADPGPALVRARAEVAATSLGEVEAVAVSAVTGAGLPELRAALDRLVARLPDPARDAPVRLWVDRSFTVRGSGTVVTGTLGGGRLRTGDELELAGTGEPVRVRGLHSLGASRPHVDAVARVAVNLRGLPRERVGRGDALLSPGRFGRTDLLDVRLVGDPAADLPATLTLHVGSAAVPARVRPLGPDTVRLRLARPLPLLIGDRALLRDPGRHHVAGGVTVLDVDPPALRRRGAAVARAAVLAGLDGRPDPAGELRRRRLVRAGQLTRMGVPPNAVPVAGDWLADPDHWRDLGRRLAEEVTRHAGEHPLAAGVPVDVLRHRLGLPDRTLVTALLRPPLRLRDGLVTAAPADTLPEPVARAVARVRAEYGDRPFQAPEAHRLADLGLGPREIGAAVRAGALLRLAENVVLLPGAPDDAVRVLAGLPQPFTLSAARQALDTTRRVAVPLLELLDRRGATRRLPDDARQVVRPPG from the coding sequence GTGTGGGTCGTGGCCACCGCCGGGCACGTCGACCACGGCAAGTCCACCCTGGTGCGGGCGTTGACCGGGATGGAACCGGACCGGTGGGCGGAGGAACGCCGCCGGGGCATGACCATCGACCTCGGCTTCGCCTGGACCACGCTGCCCTCCGGCGGCACCCTGGCGTTCGTCGACGTGCCCGGGCACGAGCGGTTCGTGCCGAACATGCTGGCCGGTGTCGGCCCGGTCCCGGCCGCGATGATCGTCGTGGGCGCCGACGAGGGCTGGATGCCGCAGTCGGCCGAACACCTGGCCGCGCTGGACGCGCTCGGGGTGGGGTACGGGCTGGTGGTGGTGACCCGCGCCGACCTGGCCGACCCGGGGCCGGCCCTGGTCCGCGCCCGCGCGGAGGTCGCCGCGACGTCGCTGGGTGAGGTGGAGGCGGTGGCGGTGTCCGCGGTGACCGGCGCCGGCCTGCCCGAGCTGCGGGCCGCGCTGGACCGCCTGGTCGCCCGGTTGCCCGACCCGGCCCGCGACGCCCCGGTCCGGCTCTGGGTGGACCGGTCGTTCACGGTGCGCGGCAGCGGCACGGTGGTCACCGGCACCCTCGGCGGCGGCCGGCTGCGGACCGGCGACGAACTCGAACTGGCCGGCACCGGCGAGCCGGTGCGGGTACGCGGCCTGCACTCGCTGGGCGCCTCCCGGCCGCACGTCGACGCGGTGGCCCGGGTGGCGGTCAACCTGCGCGGCCTGCCCCGCGAGCGGGTGGGTCGCGGCGACGCCCTGCTCAGCCCCGGCCGGTTCGGCCGCACCGACCTGCTCGACGTGCGCCTGGTCGGGGATCCGGCCGCCGACCTGCCGGCGACGCTCACCCTGCACGTCGGCTCGGCGGCGGTGCCCGCCCGGGTCCGGCCGCTCGGTCCGGACACCGTGCGGCTGCGCCTGGCCCGGCCGCTGCCCCTGCTGATCGGCGACCGCGCCCTGCTGCGCGACCCGGGCCGGCACCACGTGGCCGGCGGGGTGACCGTGCTGGACGTGGACCCGCCGGCGCTGCGTCGCCGGGGCGCGGCGGTCGCCCGGGCGGCCGTGCTGGCCGGGCTGGACGGGCGACCCGACCCGGCTGGGGAGCTGCGCCGGCGGCGGCTGGTCCGGGCCGGGCAGCTGACCCGGATGGGCGTGCCGCCGAACGCGGTCCCGGTGGCCGGGGACTGGCTGGCCGACCCCGACCACTGGCGGGACCTCGGCCGGCGGCTCGCCGAGGAGGTCACCCGGCACGCCGGGGAGCACCCGCTGGCGGCGGGTGTACCGGTCGACGTGCTGCGCCACCGCCTCGGCCTGCCCGACCGGACGCTGGTGACGGCGCTGCTGCGCCCACCGCTGCGGCTCCGCGACGGCCTGGTCACCGCCGCGCCCGCCGACACGCTGCCGGAACCGGTCGCCCGGGCCGTGGCCCGGGTCCGCGCCGAGTACGGCGACCGCCCGTTCCAGGCGCCCGAGGCGCACCGGTTGGCCGACCTCGGCCTGGGGCCCCGGGAGATCGGCGCGGCCGTGCGGGCGGGCGCGTTGCTCCGGCTCGCCGAGAACGTCGTGTTGCTGCCCGGCGCCCCGGACGACGCGGTGCGGGTGCTCGCCGGGCTGCCGCAGCCGTTCACGCTCAGTGCCGCCCGGCAGGCGTTGGACACCACCCGTCGGGTGGCGGTGCCGCTGCTGGAGCTGCTGGACCGGCGCGGGGCGACCCGCCGGCTGCCCGACGACGCGCGTCAGGTGGTCCGCCCGCCGGGTTGA
- the selA gene encoding L-seryl-tRNA(Sec) selenium transferase, which produces MREVDPRRRVPRTDALLADPALAAAAGTVGRDRVKAAIVAAQHRARQGEINPEAVRDAALAALPVRTPRAVLNATGVVLHTNLGRAPLAPAAVQALVAAAGHTDVELDLGTGRRARRGREALAALAAAVPDAPAVHVVNNGAAALVLAATALAAGREIVVSRGELVEIGDGFRLPDLLASTGARLREVGTTNRTTRADYAAAIGPDTGFVLKVHPSNFVVTGFTSAVPVADLATLGVPVVADIGSGLLAPDPLLPDEPDAATTLRAGAHLVTASGDKLLGGPQAGLLLGATDLVERLRRHPLARALRVDKLTLAALAATLHAPTTPTREALHADAGRLRARVERLRDRLGEDGCKAEVTPVAAVVGGGGAPGVDLDSWALSLPERYAAPLRAGDPAVLGRVLHGRLLLDLRAVPEADDDRVRAAILSVEG; this is translated from the coding sequence ATGCGTGAGGTCGACCCGCGGCGGCGGGTGCCGCGCACCGACGCGCTGCTCGCCGACCCGGCGCTGGCGGCCGCCGCCGGCACGGTCGGCCGGGACCGGGTCAAGGCCGCGATCGTGGCGGCCCAGCACCGCGCCCGCCAGGGCGAGATCAACCCCGAGGCGGTACGCGACGCGGCGCTGGCCGCCCTGCCGGTCCGCACGCCGCGCGCGGTGCTCAACGCCACCGGCGTCGTGCTGCACACCAACCTGGGCCGCGCCCCCCTTGCGCCGGCCGCCGTGCAGGCGCTGGTCGCCGCCGCCGGGCACACCGACGTGGAACTCGACCTCGGCACCGGCCGCCGGGCCCGACGCGGCCGGGAGGCGCTGGCCGCGCTCGCCGCCGCGGTGCCCGACGCGCCCGCCGTGCACGTGGTCAACAACGGCGCCGCCGCGCTGGTGCTGGCCGCCACCGCGCTCGCCGCCGGCCGGGAGATCGTGGTCAGCCGCGGCGAGCTGGTCGAGATCGGCGACGGCTTCCGCCTGCCCGACCTGCTGGCGAGCACCGGCGCCCGGCTGCGCGAGGTGGGCACCACCAACCGCACCACCCGCGCCGACTACGCCGCCGCGATCGGCCCGGACACCGGCTTCGTGCTCAAGGTGCACCCGTCGAACTTCGTGGTCACCGGCTTCACCTCGGCGGTGCCGGTGGCCGACCTGGCCACACTCGGCGTGCCGGTGGTCGCGGACATCGGCTCGGGGCTGCTCGCCCCGGACCCGCTGCTGCCCGACGAGCCGGACGCCGCCACCACGCTGCGCGCCGGCGCCCACCTGGTCACCGCCAGCGGCGACAAGCTGCTCGGCGGGCCGCAGGCCGGCCTGCTGCTCGGCGCGACCGACCTGGTGGAGCGGCTGCGCCGGCATCCCCTCGCGCGGGCGCTGCGGGTGGACAAGCTCACCCTCGCCGCGCTCGCCGCCACGCTGCACGCGCCGACCACCCCGACCCGGGAGGCGCTGCACGCCGATGCCGGCCGGCTGCGCGCCCGGGTGGAGCGGTTGCGCGACCGGCTCGGCGAGGACGGCTGCAAGGCCGAGGTGACACCGGTCGCCGCCGTGGTCGGCGGGGGCGGCGCGCCCGGCGTCGACCTGGACTCGTGGGCGCTGAGCCTGCCCGAGCGGTACGCGGCGCCGCTGCGCGCCGGCGACCCGGCGGTCCTCGGCCGGGTGCTGCACGGGCGGCTGCTGCTCGACCTGCGCGCCGTGCCGGAGGCCGACGACGACCGCGTCCGCGCGGCGATCCTGTCCGTGGAGGGCTGA
- the nrfD gene encoding NrfD/PsrC family molybdoenzyme membrane anchor subunit has protein sequence MSPDRPVGALFRRFRERLAAEPGSAAGGDRAVDPGDAAAEQGPGGRDNGSRANGTGPGGGHTDAGAREAGLAPHPPRDAAPTTRRRRGGKGGGEQLTVPPAEFTSYYGRPILKPPVWRWDIAAYLFTGGLAAGSSLLAAGGQLTGRPALRRAGRVTSLAAVSASAYFLVNDLGRPSRFHHMLRVAKLTSPMSVGTWILSAFGPAAGLAAIAEVAPRLPRHGVPGLGRRLLPPVGDAAGLVAAVTAPALATYTGVLLADTAVPSWHEAYPELPAIFAGSALASGAGVGLLAAPCAQAGPARRLAVAGAALELWGSHRVENRLGLLSEPYTEGTPGALLRAGRSLTAAGVVGALVGRRSRLLSAISGGALLAASVCTRFGIFHGGVASARDPKYTVVPQRERADRRA, from the coding sequence GTGAGTCCGGACCGCCCGGTGGGTGCCCTGTTCCGCCGCTTCCGGGAGCGGCTGGCCGCCGAGCCGGGCAGCGCCGCCGGAGGGGACCGGGCCGTCGACCCGGGTGACGCCGCCGCAGAGCAGGGCCCGGGCGGCCGCGACAACGGCAGCCGGGCCAACGGCACCGGCCCGGGCGGGGGCCACACCGACGCCGGCGCCCGCGAGGCCGGGCTGGCGCCGCACCCGCCCCGCGACGCCGCGCCGACCACCCGTCGCCGCCGTGGCGGCAAGGGCGGCGGCGAACAGCTCACCGTCCCGCCGGCCGAGTTCACGTCCTACTACGGCCGGCCGATCCTGAAGCCGCCGGTGTGGCGGTGGGACATCGCCGCGTACCTGTTCACCGGCGGGCTCGCCGCCGGTTCCTCGCTGCTGGCCGCCGGCGGTCAGCTCACCGGGCGTCCGGCGCTGCGCCGCGCGGGCCGGGTCACCTCGCTCGCCGCGGTGAGCGCCAGCGCCTACTTCCTCGTCAACGACCTGGGCCGACCCAGCCGGTTCCACCACATGCTGCGGGTGGCGAAGCTGACCTCGCCGATGTCGGTGGGCACCTGGATCCTCAGCGCGTTCGGCCCGGCCGCCGGGCTGGCCGCGATCGCCGAGGTCGCACCCCGGCTGCCGCGCCACGGCGTGCCCGGGCTGGGCCGCCGGCTGCTGCCCCCGGTCGGCGACGCCGCCGGGCTGGTCGCCGCCGTCACCGCGCCGGCGCTGGCCACGTACACCGGGGTGCTGCTGGCCGACACGGCGGTGCCGTCGTGGCACGAGGCGTACCCGGAACTCCCGGCCATCTTCGCCGGCAGCGCGCTGGCCAGCGGCGCCGGCGTGGGGCTGCTGGCCGCGCCCTGCGCGCAGGCCGGCCCGGCCCGGCGCCTCGCGGTGGCCGGCGCGGCGCTGGAGCTGTGGGGCTCGCACCGGGTGGAGAACCGGCTCGGCCTGCTCAGCGAGCCCTACACCGAGGGCACGCCGGGCGCGTTGTTGCGGGCCGGCCGGTCGCTGACCGCGGCCGGGGTGGTCGGCGCGCTGGTCGGCCGCCGCAGCCGGCTGCTGTCCGCGATCTCCGGCGGCGCGCTGCTCGCCGCGTCCGTCTGCACCCGCTTCGGCATCTTCCACGGCGGCGTCGCCTCGGCCCGGGACCCGAAGTACACGGTCGTGCCGCAACGCGAGCGCGCCGACCGGCGGGCCTGA
- a CDS encoding phosphatidylethanolamine-binding protein, translated as MPGPRPGSNAYDKQRARLRDLVEQSGRAADKEANQVANRILQDDRGQRGVVRGERTYGPKGEREPGDPK; from the coding sequence ATGCCAGGACCACGGCCGGGCAGCAACGCGTACGACAAGCAGCGGGCACGGCTGCGCGACCTCGTCGAACAGTCCGGACGGGCCGCCGACAAGGAGGCGAACCAGGTGGCCAACCGGATCCTGCAGGACGACCGGGGTCAACGCGGTGTCGTGCGGGGCGAACGCACCTACGGGCCCAAGGGCGAACGCGAGCCGGGCGACCCGAAGTGA
- a CDS encoding SAM-dependent methyltransferase, with the protein MAQPERPSTARMIDHWLGGRHHRPVDVAAAAAFEAAYGPCAAIFRSLRDFLGRAVRAAAADGVDGFLVFGAGVPTCGNVHEVAPDATVLYTDVDPETVRLGQRLLAGSDRAGYGYGDAADIGTVDPAQLHRFVPGWGRRPVGVVFLGLAAFLDDDTLARTLDELYAAAAPGSWLAIDFDSEELAGHPEALAMMGPDFRMRAPEEFAPLLGRWRPSADGIVPVARWRPVGEPEPVPDAFYGALASRSAD; encoded by the coding sequence ATGGCCCAGCCGGAGCGACCGAGCACCGCCCGCATGATCGACCACTGGCTCGGCGGCCGGCACCACCGTCCGGTGGACGTGGCCGCCGCCGCGGCCTTCGAGGCGGCGTACGGGCCCTGTGCGGCGATCTTCCGGTCGTTGCGGGACTTCCTCGGCCGCGCCGTGCGGGCTGCCGCCGCCGACGGGGTGGACGGCTTCCTGGTCTTCGGCGCCGGCGTGCCGACCTGCGGCAACGTGCACGAGGTCGCGCCGGACGCCACGGTCCTCTATACCGACGTGGACCCGGAGACGGTCCGGCTCGGTCAGCGCCTGCTGGCCGGCAGTGACCGCGCCGGTTACGGGTACGGTGACGCCGCCGACATCGGCACGGTCGACCCGGCCCAGCTGCACCGGTTCGTACCGGGGTGGGGGAGGCGGCCGGTGGGGGTGGTCTTCCTCGGGCTGGCCGCGTTCCTGGACGACGACACGCTGGCCCGTACGCTGGACGAGCTGTACGCGGCGGCCGCGCCGGGCAGTTGGTTGGCGATCGACTTCGACAGCGAGGAACTGGCCGGGCACCCGGAGGCGCTGGCGATGATGGGGCCGGATTTCCGGATGCGGGCGCCGGAGGAGTTCGCGCCGCTGCTGGGCCGGTGGCGACCGAGCGCCGACGGCATCGTGCCGGTGGCCCGGTGGCGGCCGGTGGGGGAGCCGGAGCCGGTGCCCGACGCGTTCTACGGCGCGCTGGCCTCGCGGTCGGCCGACTGA
- a CDS encoding hemolysin family protein — MAGQVALVLVLVLVNAALSGSEMALVTLREGQLRRLGRTGRSGARLSRLVREPNRYLATIQLGITLAGFLASAAAAVSLAEPLVGPLGFLGRAARPVAVLLVTVLLTFLTLVVGELAPKRLAMQSAERWALLSAGPLDLLARLSRPAVWLLGRATDLLVRVAGGDPRASRQEVTEEELRELLVSQRGLSAQQREILAGAFDIAGRTLREVLVARRDVMTLPADLPAGAAMRRLAAAGRSRAPVTGPGGLDDVRGVVHIRDLVDAGATAVAGCVRPPVLLPGTLPVADAMRQLRQRHEQMALVIDEYGGVDGLVTMEDLLEEVVGELYDETDRDVRRAVREPDGALVLPGDFPLHDLPDAGVRLTFPLTREYTTVAGLVLAGLGRLPDGPGERVRLPGLTVEVVEVAGRAIHRVRLRGSAVGCPPD, encoded by the coding sequence ATGGCCGGGCAGGTCGCGCTGGTGCTGGTCCTGGTGCTGGTCAACGCCGCCCTGTCCGGCAGCGAGATGGCGTTGGTGACGCTGCGCGAGGGGCAGCTGCGCCGGCTGGGCCGCACGGGGCGCTCCGGGGCCCGGTTGAGCCGGCTGGTCCGGGAGCCGAACCGCTACCTGGCCACCATCCAGCTCGGCATCACCCTGGCCGGGTTCCTCGCCTCGGCCGCCGCGGCGGTGTCGCTGGCCGAGCCGCTCGTCGGTCCGCTGGGCTTCCTGGGCCGGGCCGCCCGCCCGGTCGCGGTGCTGCTGGTGACCGTGCTGCTGACGTTCCTCACGCTGGTGGTGGGGGAGTTGGCGCCGAAGCGGCTGGCCATGCAGTCGGCGGAGCGGTGGGCGCTGCTCAGCGCCGGGCCGCTGGACCTGCTGGCCCGGTTGTCCCGGCCGGCGGTGTGGCTGCTCGGCCGCGCCACCGACCTGCTGGTCCGGGTCGCCGGCGGGGATCCGCGCGCGAGCCGGCAGGAGGTGACCGAGGAGGAGCTGCGGGAGCTGCTGGTCAGCCAGCGCGGACTCTCCGCGCAGCAGCGGGAGATCCTCGCCGGCGCGTTCGACATCGCCGGTCGCACGTTGCGGGAGGTGCTGGTCGCCCGCCGGGACGTGATGACGCTGCCGGCCGACCTGCCGGCCGGTGCGGCGATGCGCCGGCTGGCCGCCGCCGGCCGGTCCCGGGCGCCGGTCACCGGCCCGGGCGGGCTCGACGACGTGCGGGGCGTGGTGCACATCCGCGACCTGGTGGACGCCGGGGCGACCGCCGTCGCCGGGTGCGTCCGCCCGCCGGTGCTGCTGCCCGGCACGCTGCCGGTGGCCGACGCGATGCGGCAGCTGCGCCAGCGCCACGAGCAGATGGCCCTGGTGATCGACGAGTACGGCGGCGTCGACGGGCTGGTCACCATGGAGGACCTGCTCGAGGAGGTGGTCGGCGAGCTGTACGACGAGACCGACCGGGACGTCCGTCGGGCCGTGCGGGAGCCCGACGGCGCGTTGGTGCTGCCGGGCGACTTCCCGCTGCACGACCTGCCCGACGCCGGGGTGCGGCTGACGTTCCCGCTGACCCGCGAGTACACCACCGTGGCCGGGTTGGTGCTGGCCGGCCTGGGCCGGCTGCCCGACGGGCCGGGGGAGCGGGTCCGCCTGCCCGGTCTCACCGTCGAGGTGGTCGAGGTGGCCGGCCGGGCGATCCACCGGGTCCGGCTGCGCGGTTCCGCCGTCGGCTGCCCGCCCGACTGA
- a CDS encoding universal stress protein produces MNSANGAAVVVGVDGSEPASRAVRLAAREAARRNRPLRVVHGFIWPLLRVPVSAPAQSPPGAGLRNQAEQLVAEAVREAEAECPGLRITGEIIDGEAAAVLLGESPTAAMVVLGDRGLGGFAALVVGSVAVQVASYADCPVLIARGTAHDGGPVVVGVDGSELSRPAVEFAAETASSRGARLHAVHAYTHPRSQGPGDMQPLVYDEGQLRGEEDRVLAESLAGVEERWPDVPVTREAVHARQVAALTTASRDAQLLVLGRQGRGELSGLLLGSVSQAMLHRSACPVAVVRAPD; encoded by the coding sequence GTGAACTCCGCGAACGGCGCGGCCGTGGTGGTCGGGGTGGACGGCTCGGAACCGGCCTCCCGGGCGGTGCGCCTGGCGGCCCGCGAGGCGGCCCGCCGCAACCGTCCGCTGCGGGTGGTGCACGGATTCATCTGGCCGCTGCTGCGCGTGCCGGTGTCGGCGCCCGCGCAGAGCCCACCCGGCGCCGGCCTGCGCAACCAGGCCGAACAGCTGGTCGCCGAGGCGGTGCGGGAGGCCGAGGCGGAGTGCCCGGGGCTGCGGATCACCGGCGAGATCATCGACGGGGAGGCCGCCGCCGTGCTGCTCGGCGAGTCCCCCACCGCGGCCATGGTGGTGCTCGGCGACCGCGGACTCGGCGGTTTCGCCGCGCTGGTGGTCGGCTCGGTCGCCGTGCAGGTCGCCTCGTACGCCGACTGCCCGGTGCTGATCGCGCGCGGGACGGCTCACGACGGCGGTCCGGTGGTGGTCGGGGTGGACGGCTCGGAGCTGTCCCGACCGGCCGTCGAGTTCGCCGCGGAGACCGCCTCGTCGCGGGGCGCGCGGCTGCACGCGGTGCACGCGTACACCCATCCGAGGTCCCAGGGCCCCGGGGACATGCAACCGCTGGTGTACGACGAGGGTCAGCTGCGCGGCGAGGAGGACCGGGTGCTGGCCGAGTCGCTCGCCGGCGTCGAGGAGCGCTGGCCGGACGTACCGGTGACCCGGGAGGCGGTGCACGCCCGCCAGGTCGCGGCGCTCACCACCGCCTCCCGCGACGCCCAACTGCTCGTGCTGGGCCGGCAGGGCCGCGGCGAGCTGAGCGGGCTGCTGCTGGGGTCGGTCAGCCAGGCCATGCTGCACCGCTCCGCCTGCCCGGTCGCGGTGGTCCGCGCGCCCGACTGA